The Allocatelliglobosispora scoriae genome contains a region encoding:
- a CDS encoding GuaB1 family IMP dehydrogenase-related protein: MRFLTGNAPAHDLTYDDVFMAPVRSEIGSRLDVDLSTSDGTGTTIPLVVANMTAVAGRRMAETVARRGGLVIIPQDIPLDVVAEVVSWVKRRHLVHDTAITLAPGDTVGDAIHLLPKKSHNAVIVVDEQGRPEGVVTEADTLGVDRFAQLKHVMSTELTTVPAHATPREAFDLLYAGRHRLAPVVDHDGRLVGVVTRPGALRATIYKPAVDDKGRLRIAAAVGINGDVAGKAAALLSAGVDTLVVDTAHGHQERMISALRTIRALDPGVPIAAGNVVTADGTRDLIEAGADIVKVGVGPGAMCTTRMMTGVGRPQFSAVLDCAAAARELGRHVWADGGVRHPRDVALALAAGAANVMIGSWFAGTFESPGDLFTDAEGRRYKESFGMASARAVSARTADDSPFDRARKATFEEGISSARMYLDPKRPGVEDLIDEIISGVRSACTYAGARSLPELHERALVGVQSAAGYSEGKPLPAGW; encoded by the coding sequence ATGCGGTTTCTCACGGGCAACGCACCGGCGCACGATCTCACCTATGACGACGTCTTCATGGCGCCGGTCCGGTCCGAGATCGGTTCCCGGCTCGACGTCGATCTATCCACCTCGGACGGTACGGGCACCACGATCCCCCTGGTCGTCGCGAACATGACGGCCGTGGCGGGCAGGCGGATGGCCGAGACCGTGGCGCGCCGGGGCGGGCTCGTCATCATCCCGCAGGACATCCCCCTGGACGTGGTGGCCGAGGTCGTCAGCTGGGTCAAGCGGCGCCACCTGGTCCACGACACCGCGATCACGCTCGCTCCGGGCGACACTGTCGGCGACGCGATCCACCTGCTGCCCAAGAAGTCCCACAACGCGGTGATCGTCGTCGATGAACAGGGGCGCCCCGAGGGGGTGGTGACCGAGGCCGACACTCTCGGCGTCGACCGGTTCGCCCAGCTCAAGCACGTGATGTCGACGGAGCTGACGACGGTCCCCGCGCACGCGACCCCCCGCGAGGCGTTCGACCTGCTCTACGCCGGACGGCACCGCCTGGCTCCGGTGGTCGACCACGACGGCCGGCTCGTCGGCGTGGTGACCAGGCCCGGAGCGCTGCGGGCGACGATCTACAAGCCGGCCGTGGACGACAAGGGCCGGTTGCGGATCGCGGCGGCGGTCGGCATCAACGGCGACGTGGCGGGCAAGGCGGCGGCCCTGCTCTCGGCGGGGGTGGACACGCTGGTCGTGGATACCGCGCACGGTCACCAGGAGCGCATGATCAGCGCGTTGCGCACCATCCGGGCCCTCGACCCGGGCGTGCCGATCGCGGCGGGCAATGTGGTCACCGCCGACGGCACCCGCGACCTGATCGAGGCCGGTGCGGACATCGTCAAGGTCGGTGTCGGGCCCGGTGCGATGTGCACGACGCGGATGATGACCGGTGTGGGGCGGCCGCAGTTCTCCGCCGTCCTCGACTGCGCGGCGGCGGCCCGGGAGCTGGGGCGGCACGTCTGGGCCGACGGCGGCGTACGCCACCCCCGCGACGTGGCCCTCGCGCTCGCCGCCGGGGCCGCCAACGTGATGATCGGATCGTGGTTCGCCGGCACCTTCGAGTCACCCGGCGACCTCTTCACCGATGCCGAGGGGCGGCGGTACAAGGAGTCCTTCGGCATGGCCTCGGCACGGGCGGTGAGCGCGCGTACGGCCGACGACTCGCCGTTCGACCGGGCCCGCAAGGCGACCTTCGAGGAGGGGATCTCGTCGGCGCGGATGTACCTGGACCCGAAGCGGCCCGGCGTCGAGGACCTCATCGACGAGATCATCAGCGGCGTACGCAGCGCCTGCACCTACGCCGGTGCCCGCAGCCTGCCCGAGCTCCACGAGCGGGCCCTGGTCGGCGTCCAGAGCGCGGCCGGCTACAGCGAGGGCAAGCCCCTGCCCGCCGGCTGGTAG
- a CDS encoding NAD(P)H-quinone dehydrogenase, producing the protein MNRIVIIGGGPAGYEAALVAAQLDADVTVVENDGAGGACVLHDCVPSKTFIASSDVVTGYRDTEDFGVHSDGLEAITVDASAVHGRVKRLALAQSTDIHNKLIKAGVTVVRGSARLGEDTLGHSHRVKIKPQSGDAEYSVDASTVLIATGATPRQLPDAVPDGERILTWRQVYDLPTLPAHLVVVGSGVTGAEFASAYLAMGVRVTLVSSRDRVMPHEDADAAMAIERVFRNRGMNIMNNSRATAVRRNGDEVVVELATGETVTGSHVLMAVGSVPNTANLGLAEYGVAMSPGGYIAVDRVSRTNISGVYAAGDCTGVLPLASVAAMQGRIAMWHTLGEAVAPLRLKSVAANVFTDPELATVGVSQTDVSTGKVLAREVMLPLGGNARAKMSGQEDGFIKLFCRPSSGLVIGGVVVSPKASELIMPITMAVANHMTVDQLAHTITIYPSLTGSIAEAARQLMQAEPD; encoded by the coding sequence GTGAACCGGATTGTGATCATCGGTGGTGGACCGGCCGGATACGAAGCCGCGCTCGTCGCCGCACAGCTCGACGCCGATGTCACCGTGGTCGAGAACGACGGTGCCGGCGGTGCCTGCGTGCTGCACGACTGCGTGCCGTCGAAGACCTTCATCGCCAGCTCGGACGTGGTGACGGGCTACCGGGACACCGAGGATTTCGGCGTACACTCGGATGGTCTTGAAGCGATCACCGTGGATGCGTCGGCGGTGCACGGTCGCGTGAAGCGACTCGCGCTCGCTCAATCCACGGACATCCATAACAAGTTGATAAAAGCTGGTGTGACGGTCGTCCGCGGCAGCGCGAGATTGGGCGAGGACACCCTCGGCCACTCCCACCGCGTGAAGATCAAGCCGCAAAGTGGTGACGCTGAGTATTCGGTCGACGCCTCAACGGTCTTGATAGCCACCGGGGCGACGCCGCGACAGCTCCCCGACGCCGTCCCGGACGGCGAGCGCATCCTCACCTGGCGACAGGTGTACGACCTGCCCACACTCCCTGCGCACCTCGTCGTCGTCGGCTCCGGCGTCACCGGCGCGGAGTTCGCCTCGGCCTATCTCGCGATGGGCGTCCGCGTCACGCTCGTCTCCAGCCGCGACCGGGTCATGCCGCACGAGGACGCCGACGCCGCGATGGCGATCGAGCGGGTCTTCCGCAACCGCGGCATGAACATCATGAACAACTCCCGCGCCACCGCCGTCCGCCGCAACGGCGACGAGGTCGTCGTCGAGCTCGCCACGGGGGAGACGGTCACCGGCTCGCACGTCCTGATGGCGGTCGGTTCCGTGCCCAACACGGCCAACCTCGGCCTCGCCGAGTACGGCGTGGCGATGTCGCCGGGCGGCTACATCGCCGTGGACCGGGTCAGCCGCACCAACATCTCCGGCGTCTACGCCGCGGGCGACTGCACCGGCGTGCTGCCGCTGGCGAGCGTCGCGGCGATGCAGGGCCGGATCGCGATGTGGCACACCCTCGGCGAGGCGGTCGCGCCGCTGCGCCTGAAGTCCGTCGCCGCGAACGTCTTCACCGACCCCGAACTCGCCACGGTCGGCGTCAGCCAGACCGACGTGAGCACCGGAAAGGTGCTGGCCCGCGAGGTGATGCTGCCGCTGGGCGGCAACGCCCGGGCCAAGATGTCCGGTCAGGAGGACGGCTTCATCAAGCTCTTCTGCCGCCCCTCCTCGGGGCTCGTCATCGGCGGCGTGGTCGTCTCCCCGAAGGCGAGCGAGCTGATCATGCCGATCACGATGGCGGTCGCCAATCACATGACGGTCGACCAGCTGGCCCACACGATCACGATCTACCCGTCCCTGACGGGCTCGATCGCCGAGGCCGCCCGCCAGTTGATGCAGGCCGAGCCCGACTGA
- a CDS encoding acetyl/propionyl/methylcrotonyl-CoA carboxylase subunit alpha, with protein MSTVLIANRGEIACRVIRACRDAGLRSVAIYADSDRDALHATLADDAFALEGETAAETYLRIDKIIEIARRAGADAVHPGYGFLSENAEFAQAVMDAGMTWIGPTPQAIRDLGDKVTARHIAQRAGAPLVPGTPDPVPDAAAVTAFAQEHGLPVAIKAAFGGGGRGLKVARTMEEIPELFDSATREAVAAFGRGECFVERYLDRPRHVEAQVLADTHGNVIVVGTRDCSLQRRHQKLVEEAPAPFLTDAQRSEIHSSAKAICREAGYHGAGTVEYLVGQDGTISFLEVNTRLQVEHPVTEETAGIDLVREQFRIAAGERLHSTEDPIPRGHSIEFRINGEDPGRGFLPAPGTVTRLVLPAGPGVRVDTGIESGSVIGGNFDSLLAKVIVTGATRQEALERSRRVLDEMVLEGMATALPFHRLIVRDAAFTGEPFTVHTRWIETEWDNTVPPFDHAAEVPTEGEARTTVVVEVAGRRLAVSLPATFGGTHTAAPATAGTGSAKRRGKGGAKAAASGDSLAAPMQGTLVKIGVAEGDEVAEGDLIVVLEAMKMEQPLTAHKAGVISGLSAKVGDVLTPGTVICDIK; from the coding sequence CTGTCCACTGTGCTGATCGCCAATCGCGGCGAGATCGCCTGCCGCGTCATCCGCGCCTGCCGCGACGCAGGTCTGCGCAGCGTGGCGATCTACGCCGACTCCGACCGCGACGCGTTGCACGCCACGCTCGCCGACGACGCGTTCGCCCTGGAGGGCGAGACGGCGGCCGAGACCTACCTGCGGATCGACAAGATCATCGAGATCGCGCGACGCGCCGGTGCCGATGCCGTGCACCCCGGCTACGGCTTCCTCTCCGAGAATGCCGAGTTCGCCCAGGCGGTCATGGACGCCGGGATGACCTGGATCGGGCCGACCCCGCAGGCGATCCGCGACCTCGGCGACAAGGTCACCGCGCGGCACATCGCGCAGCGGGCGGGTGCACCGCTCGTCCCGGGCACGCCGGATCCCGTGCCCGACGCGGCGGCGGTGACGGCGTTCGCGCAGGAGCACGGGCTGCCGGTCGCGATCAAGGCGGCCTTCGGCGGCGGCGGGCGCGGCCTCAAGGTCGCCCGCACGATGGAGGAGATCCCGGAGCTCTTCGACTCCGCCACCCGCGAGGCGGTCGCGGCGTTCGGCCGGGGCGAGTGCTTCGTCGAGCGCTACCTCGACCGGCCCCGGCACGTCGAGGCACAGGTCCTCGCCGACACGCACGGCAACGTCATCGTCGTCGGCACCCGCGACTGCTCGCTGCAGCGCCGGCACCAGAAGCTGGTCGAGGAGGCGCCCGCGCCCTTCCTCACCGACGCGCAGCGCAGCGAGATCCACTCCAGCGCCAAGGCGATCTGCCGCGAGGCGGGCTACCACGGTGCCGGGACGGTGGAGTATCTGGTCGGCCAGGACGGGACGATCTCCTTCCTGGAGGTCAACACCCGGCTCCAGGTCGAGCACCCGGTCACCGAGGAGACCGCGGGCATCGACCTCGTCCGCGAGCAGTTCCGCATCGCCGCGGGCGAGAGGCTGCACAGCACGGAGGACCCGATTCCGCGCGGCCACAGCATCGAGTTCCGGATCAACGGCGAGGACCCCGGCCGCGGGTTCCTGCCCGCGCCGGGCACCGTGACCAGGCTGGTCCTGCCCGCCGGGCCCGGCGTCCGGGTGGACACCGGCATCGAGAGCGGCAGCGTCATCGGCGGCAACTTCGACTCGCTGCTCGCCAAGGTGATCGTCACCGGCGCGACCCGTCAGGAGGCACTCGAGCGCTCCCGTCGCGTACTCGACGAGATGGTCCTGGAAGGCATGGCGACCGCGCTGCCGTTCCACCGGCTGATCGTGCGCGACGCGGCCTTCACCGGCGAGCCCTTCACCGTCCACACGCGATGGATCGAGACGGAGTGGGACAACACCGTCCCGCCCTTCGACCACGCGGCCGAGGTCCCGACCGAGGGCGAGGCCCGGACCACCGTCGTGGTCGAGGTCGCCGGCCGCCGCCTGGCCGTCTCCCTGCCCGCAACCTTCGGGGGTACGCACACCGCCGCCCCCGCCACCGCAGGCACGGGTTCGGCGAAGCGCCGAGGCAAGGGCGGGGCGAAGGCCGCCGCCAGCGGTGACTCGCTCGCCGCCCCGATGCAGGGCACCCTGGTGAAGATCGGTGTGGCCGAGGGCGACGAGGTGGCCGAGGGCGACCTGATCGTCGTCCTGGAGGCGATGAAGATGGAGCAGCCGCTCACCGCCCACAAGGCCGGTGTGATCAGCGGGCTCTCCGCCAAGGTCGGCGACGTCCTGACCCCGGGCACGGTGATCTGCGACATCAAGTGA
- a CDS encoding PadR family transcriptional regulator, with product MSTTRMMILGIVSWMQPVHGYDVRRELVSWNADKWAKIQPGSIYHALKKLTEEGLLREVGTEQMGARPERRTYEITPKGRDVFEELLRGEWWELNLPIDPFQAAFAFLPALPRKEAAAALRHRARMLRAATEGFRDMIDTGVSGINKPIHVRWMFELWIARSEGEIAWCDRVAEQVESGVSYLPDTVTSEEQAEGWDGFRDQLTE from the coding sequence GTGTCCACAACTCGCATGATGATTCTCGGCATCGTCTCCTGGATGCAGCCGGTGCACGGCTACGACGTCCGCCGCGAGCTCGTGAGCTGGAACGCCGACAAGTGGGCCAAGATCCAACCTGGCTCGATCTACCACGCGCTGAAGAAGCTGACCGAGGAGGGCCTGCTCCGCGAGGTCGGCACGGAGCAGATGGGCGCCCGGCCGGAGCGGCGGACCTACGAGATCACGCCGAAGGGTCGCGATGTCTTCGAGGAGCTGCTGCGCGGGGAGTGGTGGGAGCTCAACCTGCCGATAGACCCGTTCCAGGCTGCCTTCGCCTTCCTGCCGGCGCTGCCGCGCAAGGAGGCCGCCGCCGCGCTCCGGCACCGGGCCAGGATGCTGCGAGCTGCGACCGAGGGCTTCCGGGACATGATCGACACCGGAGTGTCGGGTATCAACAAGCCGATCCACGTCCGGTGGATGTTCGAGCTGTGGATCGCCCGCTCCGAAGGGGAGATCGCCTGGTGCGATCGAGTGGCTGAGCAGGTCGAATCGGGAGTGTCGTACCTGCCTGACACAGTCACCTCCGAGGAGCAGGCGGAGGGCTGGGACGGCTTCCGTGATCAACTCACGGAATAA
- a CDS encoding ATP-binding cassette domain-containing protein produces MIETKGLRKSFRSREGRDTKLVEAVRGVDLVVEPGEIFGFLGPNGAGKTTTLRMLATLLTPDDGTATIAGVDLRRDPGEVRRRIGYVAQGGSTWDDSTAREELVLQSRLYGFSKADAARRAETALAAFQLTEYADRKCKTYSGGQRRRVDIALGIIHEPQIVFLDEPTTGLDPQSRAHMWDEVRRLRDEGMTIFLTTHYLDEADALCDRISIMDHGQIVAEGTPESLKQEISGDVVNVSLASPTAAAELLDTAEFVRKLETIDGGLRLYVEDGGTAIPLILRALDGAGIALGSVELHRPSLDDVFLTKTGRTLRES; encoded by the coding sequence ATGATCGAAACGAAGGGTCTGCGGAAGTCGTTCCGCTCCCGGGAGGGCCGCGACACCAAACTGGTCGAGGCCGTCCGCGGGGTCGACCTCGTCGTCGAGCCGGGAGAGATCTTCGGGTTCCTCGGCCCCAACGGCGCGGGCAAGACCACGACGCTGCGCATGCTCGCCACCCTGCTCACCCCCGACGACGGCACCGCCACCATCGCGGGCGTCGACCTGCGCCGCGACCCGGGTGAGGTCCGCCGCCGCATCGGCTATGTCGCGCAGGGCGGCAGCACGTGGGACGACTCGACGGCCCGCGAGGAGCTCGTCCTCCAGTCCCGCCTCTACGGCTTCAGCAAGGCCGACGCCGCCCGCCGGGCCGAGACCGCCCTCGCGGCCTTCCAGCTCACGGAGTATGCGGACCGCAAGTGCAAGACCTACTCCGGTGGTCAGCGCCGCCGGGTCGACATCGCGCTCGGCATCATCCACGAGCCGCAGATCGTCTTCCTCGACGAGCCGACCACCGGCCTCGACCCGCAGAGCCGCGCACACATGTGGGACGAGGTGCGCCGCCTGCGTGACGAGGGCATGACGATCTTCCTCACCACGCACTACCTCGACGAGGCCGACGCGCTCTGCGACCGCATCTCGATCATGGATCACGGTCAGATCGTGGCCGAGGGCACACCGGAGTCGCTCAAGCAGGAGATCTCCGGCGACGTGGTCAACGTCTCGCTCGCCTCGCCGACCGCTGCGGCCGAGCTGCTCGACACGGCCGAGTTCGTGCGCAAGCTCGAGACGATCGACGGCGGTCTGCGCCTCTACGTCGAGGACGGCGGCACGGCGATCCCGCTGATCCTCCGGGCGCTCGACGGCGCCGGCATCGCGCTGGGCTCGGTGGAGCTGCACCGGCCGAGCCTCGACGACGTCTTCCTGACCAAGACCGGCCGCACGCTTCGGGAGAGCTGA